A single Cryptococcus deuterogattii R265 chromosome 2, complete sequence DNA region contains:
- a CDS encoding high-affinity nicotinic acid transporter, whose protein sequence is MSKLESGSSLQVIKDEAARDSVTKVEEVAEILDYSFAKEENRSVVRKLDLHILPLVWACYLFNSLDRNNVSNAKSDGMTTDLNFPDEGYSIMLTVFTVPFACLVVPGVMLTRKIGPKITIPGYMFGWGAMAMINAACKNFAGVLIVRLILGAFEAGFAASLIFYLTTFYTRGELGKRVAAFYSCQALSGAFSGLIAYGVFQMDSKLWGWQILFLIEGAFTVAFAILAGLMLPWSPSTASFLTDREKEVARLRILKDGSTTVDTKFNRKVFFKPLKDWKFYIFASIALCYGVATFVAGSFLTQIIGRFHYSVVKTNLFTVAPYAVGTIALCVTAWSSDRFRERGFHLASSIILVFIGCILLVALPVTSIGPAYFATFLITAGAFTPSVIFHTWHQCNDPTEDGRAFRVGAYTFLANLGGIVSAQIFLDKWSPAYIIPLGITAGIEGLAAILIIGLRMWMYIDNRKRNQAQGVSWQSKDVPTEVLAEGPKNSMFRHFY, encoded by the exons ATGTCCAAGTTAGAATCAGGATCATCGCTCCAGGTTATCAAAGACGAAGCTGCTCGAGACTCTGTCACtaaggtggaagaggtggcCGAAATCTTAGACTATTCTTTtgccaaagaagaaaaccGATCCGTCGTACGCAAGTTAGATTTGCACATCTTACCTTTGGTCTGGG CTTGTTATCTCTTCAATTCCCTCGACCGTAACAATGTCTCTAACGCCAAATCAGATGGAATGACCACCGACCTCAACTTCCCTGACGAAGGCTATAGCATTATGCTTACCGTCTTTACCGTCCCTTTCGCCTGTCTTGTTGTTCCCGGTGTCATGCTCACAAGAAAGATTGGTCCAAAGATCACTATTCCAGGTTATATGTTTGGCTGGGGTGCGATGGCAATGATTAACGCTGCATGTAAGAACTTTGCAGGTGTTCTCATTGTTCGTTTGA TTCTGGGTGCCTTCGAGGCTGGTTTCGCTGCATCTTTGATTTTCTATCTTACCACTTTTTACACTAGAGGAGAACTTGGCAAG CGAGTCGCCGCCTTCTACTCCTGTCAGGCTCTCTCCGGTGCTTTTTCCGGCCTTATCGCCTACGGTGTCTTCCAAATGGACTCCAAACTATGGGGTTGGCaaatccttttcctcatcgaaGGCGCTTTCACTGTCGCCTTTGCCATCCTTGCCGGCCTCATGCTCCCATGGTCCCCTAGCACGGCATCATTCTTGACCGAccgagagaaggaggttgcCCGTCTTCGTATCTTGAAGGATGGTTCTACGACCGTCGACACTAAGTTTAACAGGAaggtcttcttcaagccttTGAAAGACTGGAAGTTCTACATCTTCGCTTCTATCG CTCTCTGTTACGGTGTCGCCACCTTTGTGGCTGGCAGTTTCCTCACCCAAATCATTGGCCGATTCCATTACTCCGTTGTCAAGAccaacctcttcaccgTTGCCCCCTACGCCGTCGGCACCATCGCACTCTGCGTCACCGCTTGGTCCTCAGACCGTTTCCGTGAACGAGGTTTCCATCTTGCCTCCTCTATTATTCTCGTATTTATCGGATGTATCCTTTTGGTCGCGCTTCCCGTCACAAGCATCGGCCCGGCTTATTTTGCCACCTTTCTTATTACCGCCGGCGCGTTCACTCCAAGTGTCATATTTCACACTTGGCACCAGTGTAACGACCCTACTGAAGATGGTCGAGCCTTCCGAGTTGGCGCTTACA CTTTCCTTGCCAACTTGGGTGGTATTGTTTCTG CCCAAATCTTCCTTGACAAATGGTCGCCCGCATACATCATCCCCCTCGGTATTACTGCCGGTATTGAGGGCCTTGCtgccattctcatcatcggTTTACGGATGTGGATGTACATTGATAACCGAAAGAGAaatcaagctcaaggtgTCAGCTGGCAGAGCAAAGATGTCCCCACCGAGGTTTTGGCTGAGGGACCAAAGAACTCTATGTTCCGTCACTTCTATTGA